From the genome of Amycolatopsis granulosa:
CGCTTGACTTCGTCGCCGAGCCAGTAACTCGCGCCGATGCCGAGGGTCTTCTGCTTCAGCTTCGGGTTCTTCCGGGTCTGCTCGGAGTTTTCGAACGCGGCGCGGTACACGTTGAGGATCGCCCGTAGCCCGCCCGGCGCGGTACAGCCGCGCAGGAAGATGTCGATGTCCTCGTCGGTGATGGCGTCCGGGTTGACGCACTCGTCGCGCATGAAGGCGGTCCAGAATTCGCGGTCGTGCCCGGGGATGAGCATCTCCGGGTAGTCGCGGAGCGCGAACAGGTTGAGGTGCCACACCCAGTGGCCGGACTTGACGTTCTCGGGCGTGTAGTAGGCGCCTTCGGTCAGGCCGTAGCCCGGCAACAGCATGTCGGCGTACGACAACTTCTCCACCAGTTCCGGGTGGTACGCGGCCAGTGCATAGCCGAACGCCGCCCCCCAGTCCTCACCATGGACCTTGACGGAGGAGTAGCGCAGTCCCGTGACCAGTTCGGCCAGGTCATCACTCACGGTGCGCATGTCGTAGCCGGAATCGGGGCGGGCCGAGTCGCCGAAGCCGCGGATGTCGGGGGCGATGACCGTGTAGTGGGGGGTCAGCAGCGGCAGCACCAGGTGCCAGTAGTGCAGTGATTTCGGGACACCGTGCAGCAGCAGGAGCGGTTCGCCCGAGCCGGCGACCACATAGTGCAGACGAGTGCCGTTGACGGCGATCCGGCCGTGGGTGGCCGGCCGTCCTTGATGATCCAGCATGAGCCGGCTCCTCCTGGGATTCTCCGTGGGGTTCGCCGCACCCGGGTTCCGGGAGCGGGCGGCGGGTACGGCGTGCGTGCCGGGGAAGTCCGGGCAGGTGGGGAGGCGACGGCGCTGTCGCCTCCCCCGCACGGCGGTGCCCTCGCTACTTGTTCGTCTTCGCCAGTGCCGCGAGTTCGGGGTTGCCCTGGAACGCTTCGGCCGCGTTGTCCTTGGTGACCAGCACCGGCGGGACCAGGACCGCGGGCACGACCTTGACGCCGTTCCAGGCGTTGTCCTTGTCGTCGGCCACGACGGTCGGCTGCTTGCCCTGGGCCAGCTGGCTGATCAGATCGACCGCGGCCTGCGCCTCGACGCCGCTGTCCTTGTACACGGTGCAGTACTGCGTCCCGTCCATGATCAGGGGGACCGATGCCTTGTCGCCGTCCATGCCGGTGACGACCTGGCCGGACAGCCCCGCTTGCCGGAGGGCGGTGATGATGGAGCGCGCCAAGGTGTCATTCGGCGAAAGCACTCCGTCGAGCTGCCTGCCGCCGGCGTAGGTGCTGGTGATCAGGTTCGTCATGCGGTTCTGGGCGTTCTGGCCGAGCCAGCCCTCGGTCGCCACCTGCTGGAATCCGGTTTGCCCGGAGGGCACGACGACCTGCCCGGACTTGATGAGGGGGTCGAGCACGCTCATGGCGCCGTTGAAGAAGATGGTCGAGAGGTTCGTGGTGGCGGCTCCGGCGAACAGCTCGACGTTCCACGGCCCGTTCGGATTCTTCTTCTTGAGCCCCTCGAGGAGTGATTGGGCCTGCAGCTGCCCGACCTTGAAGTTGTTGAAACTCACGTAGTAGTCGACATTTTCCGTGCTGACGATGTTCCGGTCCCAGGCGATGATCGTCACGCCCGCCTTCTTGGCCTGCGCCAACTGGTTGCCGAGCTGGCCGCCGTCCTGCGCGGAGATCGCGATGACCTTGTAGCCCTTGGTGACCATCGACTGAATCTGGTTCTGCTGGTCCGGCACCGGGTTGGAGTTCGACGCGTACTGGATGTCGGCTTTGAACCCGGCCTTGGTCAGGGCGTCCTGCCAGTATCGCTCGTAGTTGGCGACGTTCTCGGAAGTCTTGGTGGGGAGGGCGACTCCGATGGTGTCGCCCACCTTGAGGGCCGTCGCCCCGGACTCGGCGTTCCGCTGGGAACATCCGGTGAGCGCGATTGCGGCGACGGCGGTGGCTGCCGCAGCGGCCAGTAGTTTTCTACGCATGTCGTCAATTCCTTGCTGTGTGGAGGCAGGCGCGGTCCTCGTTGACCGGCCCGTGATCGCCGCGCTGAGCGACATCAGCCCAGCGATGCTTTTTCCCTGCGGTCACCCGCTTCGGATGGCAGATCCCCGGAGATGACCTCGGGGGCGGCGCGAGCCCGTTTGCGCCGAACGCCGTTCAGCACGAGTCCCGTCAGCGACGGCTTGCCCTGCGTCTTGTTGTAGACGTCGAACGCGACAGCCGCGAGCAGCACCATGCCGCGAATGATGGACACGATGTTCTGGTCGATGCCCTTCAGCGACAAGCCGTTGGCGAGGAAGGCCATGACGAAGGCTCCGACGATGGAGGCCGGCACGGTTCCGACACCGCCGAAGATGGCCGCGCCGCCCACGAAGACCGCCGCGATGGCGTCGAGCTCCCAGTTGGTTCCGTCGGAGGGCCCGGAGGCGTTCGAGTTACCGACGAACACCATTCCGGCGACCGCCGCGAGGACCGACATGTTCATCATGACGAAGAAGCTGACGCGCCGGGTGTCGACACCGGACAGGGCGGCGGCCTGCGAGTTGCCGCCGACCGCGTAGATCTGGCGGCCGAACACGGTTTTCGAGGTCACGAACGAGTAGACGATGACCAGGACCCCGCTGATGATGCCCGCGACCGGGAGGCTCGTGCCGATCCGCCCGCCACCCAGCAGCAACGTCGCGTAGACCGTGATCCCGCCGAGCACCAGGACCTTCACCACCGAGACCCAGCGGGGGCGGGGGACCTCGCCCATCTTGTGACGACGTCGGCGAGCGCGGATCTCGAGCCAGGCGATGGCCGCCACGACGACGGCGCCGAGGATGAGCGTGGGGTTGTTGTAACCGGTGTCCGGACCGAAGTCGGGCAGGAATCCCGCGCCGATCCAGTTGAACGACTCCGGCGTGGTGGTCGCGGTCGAGTTGCCCACCACCTGGTTGGCGCCGCGGAAGATGAGCATGCCGGCGAGGGTGACGATGAACGCCGGTACGCGAACGTAGGCGACCCAGAAGCCTTGCCAGGCGCCGACGAGGGCGCCGATGCCCAGCCCGAGGAGCATCGCGAGTCCTGCCGGGAGGTGCCAGACCGACATGGACTGGGCCACGACGATCCCGACGAAGGCCGAGACCGACCCGACGGACAGGTCGATGTGCCCGTTGATGATCACCATCACCATGCCGACGGCCAGGATCAGGATGTAGGAGTACTGCTGGACGACGTTGATCACGTTCGTCGGGTCCAGCGTGACACCGCCGGTCCACAGCTCGAAGACGAGGATGATGACGACGAGGGCGATCGTCATGCTGTACTGGCTGATGCCGCGGCCGCCGGTGAGCGCGCGCACGGGCGAAGGCTTGGTACTCATGCGGCGGCACCCGCCTTTCTGGTCGAGGTCATACTGACCATCAGTGCCTCGGATGTCGCTTCGGCGGCCGTGAACTCGTTGGTGATCCGGCCTTCGAAGATCGTGTAGATGCGATCGGAGAGACCCAGTACCTCGGGCAGTTCGGAGGAGATCAGGATGATCCCGGTTCCGGCGGCCGCCAGGTCATTGATGATCTTGTAGATTTCGTACTTGGCACCGACGTCGATTCCCCGTGTCGGTTCGTCCAGGATCAGCACTTCGGGATCGGTGAACATCCATTTCGAGAGGACGACCTTCTGCTGGTTGCCGCCGGACAGCTTGCCCACGCCGACGTCGACGGTTGCCGCCTTCGTTCCCAGCGCCGCCCGGTACCGCTCGGCGATCTCGTGCTCTTGGAGTTCGTCGACGACACCGGCGCGAGAGGACACCTTGTCCAGCCGGGCGGACACGGTCGCGCGCCGCACGCTGTCGAGGAGGTTGAGGCCGAGCCCTTTGCGGTCCTCGCTGACGTAGCCGATGCGGTGCCGGATGGCTTCCCGGACGTTGCCCACCTTGATCGGGCGGCCGTTCTTGAAGATCTCACCGCTGACGTAGGTGCCGTAGGAACGTCCGAACACGCTCATCGCGAGCTCGGTCCGCCCGGCGCCCATGAGCCCGGCGAGACCGACGATTTCGCCTCGCCGGACCGAGAGGTTCACGTCCTTGCAGACGAGGCGGCCGGGATCGAGCGCGTGCTGAACCGTCCAGTTCCGGACCTCGAAGAGCGTGTCGCCGATGTCCGGGGTGCGCGGCGGGAAGCGGTTCTCCAGCGATCGCCCGACCATACCGCGGATGATGCGGTCCTCATCGACGCTTCCGCCCTGGAGGTCGAGCGTTTCGATCGACCGTCCGTCCCGCAGCACGGTGATCGAGTCGGCGACCTGTTCGATCTCGTTGAGCTTGTGCGAGATCATGATCGACGTGACGCCGCGCTCCTTGAGACCCACGATGAGACCGAGGAGGTGCTGCGACTCGGTCTCGTTGAGCGCCGCCGTCGGTTCGTCGAGGATGAGCAGCTTGACCGACTTGTGGAGGGCCTTCGCGATCTCCACGAGCTGCTGTTTGCCCACTCCGAGGGACTTGACGAGCGTGTCGGGGTGATCGTCGAGTCCCACCCACCCCAGGAGCTCGCGAACCCGCCGCTGTGCGCTGACCCAGTCGATGACACCGAACCGGGCGGTTTCGTTGCCCAGGAGGATGTTCTCGGTGATCGACAGCTCGGGGATGAGCGCCAGTTCCTGGTGGATGATGCCGATCCCGGCGGCCTCGCTCTGCCGGACGTTGGCGAAGCGCATTACTTCCGAGCGGTAGATGATGTCACCGTCGTAGGAGCCGTACGGGTAGACACCCGAGAGCACCTTCATCAGGGTGGACTTGCCGGCACCGTTCTCCCCGCAGATCGCGTGGATCTCGCCGCTGCGCACTTCGAGGTTGACGCCGGAGAGCGCGGTCACACCCGGAAACTTCTTCGTGATGGAGCGCATCTCCAATATGTACGAAAGTTGGGTCATCGTGTGGTCCCTTGGACATCGTTGTCGGACTCCGGAATCTGCTACCCGACCGAGGCGGGCCTTCCTCCCGCTGCGACCTCGTCGGCGACTGTGCTCGTGATCCGGCCGATACCGTCGATCTCGACGCGGATCTCGTCACCGTGCTTGAGGAAAACCTGGGGGTTCCTGCGGTAACCGACTCCTCCGGGCGTCCCGGTGAGGATCACGTCCCCGGGTTCGAGCGCGGTGAACTCGGACAGCTCCGACACCAGCCGCGGGACGTCGAAGATCAGCTTGGACAACGTGGACTCCTGCACGACCTCGCCGTTCAGGATCGTGCGGATGCCCGCCGTGGTCAGGTCCATCTGGTCGGGAGTCACGATCCACGGTCCGAGCGGGGTCGAGCCGTCCCAGGCCTTTCCCTGCAACCATTGGTGGGTCTTGTACTGGTAGTCCCGGACGGTGATGTCGTTGGCGATGGAGTATCCGAGGACGTGGTCCAGTGCGTCGCCGCGGGCGATACGCCGGCCGGGTCTGCCGATGATCACGGCGAGTTCACCCTCCCAGTCCACCTGGCGCGACTCGGGCGGAAGCTGGATGGGCGCGCCGGCTGCGATCAGGTTCGAGGCGAACTTCGGGAAGAGCACCGGATAGCGGGGGAGTTCCCGCTTGGTTTCCTCGACGTGATCGAGGTAGTTGAGCCCGACGCAGAAGATCTTCTTCGGGGCCGGGCTCGCCGGCAGAAGGCTCACCTGCGCGAGCGGGACGCGACGGGTTTCGTGCCGGGGGGCCGCTTGCAGCGCGTCGGTTCCGGCGTTGACGGTGAGCGTGGCGTCTCCGAGCGGGACGATCGTGTCCCCTTCGACGACGCCGACGCGTGCAGATCCCTCGATCTGGTAGCTGACGTACTTCACCGGCCCGCCTCCGCGGCTCCGCGGTGGCCTTCGCTGGTCTTGCGCCAATGGGGAAGCTGACCACCCCAGAGGTTCACGCTCTCGGGTACCGGATGCCACTTACGGGCCACGTACTCCACCTGGTCGTCGTAGAACTTCTCCATCTCGGCCGACAGTTCGATGTGGTTGCCGGCCGGGTCGTCGAAGAACACGAACAGGTTGTTGCCGGGTCCGTGCCGTCCCGGTCCCCACTGCACGGTGACCCCGAGCTCGGTGAGCCGGTCACACCAGGACTTGAAGTCCTCCCACTCCGCGAGGTCGTACGAGTAGTGGTCCAGAACCCCGGACCGCCCCACGTGCACGATCGCGAGCGTGTGGTGGTCCTTGTTGCTGCGCAGCCAGCAGAAGCGGCCGTCGGAGAGCTGGTCGGTGACGCGGAAGCCGACGGCATTGGCGAAGAAGTCGACCTGCCGTTGCACGTCGTCCGTGCCGATGGTGGTGTGCTGGAACTTGACTGGACGCCGGCCGGTGTCGGCGGCGGTTTCGCCCTGCCGCCACACCGCCGAGTGGAAGTGCACGGGGACGCCGTCGGGGCTGACGGCCGAGATCGCCTCGACCGGTCCGGCGGCGAAGTCGACGAAACCCGGGTCGAGATCGGTGACCTCGTAACCCGCGGTCGTCAGCCGATGACGGATTCCCGCCACGCCGCCGGGGTCGCGGACCTCGAATCCGAAGTGGTCCAGCCGTGACTCACCGGGCAGCAGGTCGATGACGTGATGGCCGGTGCCCCACCCGAGCCGTACGCCGCCGTCGGGCAGCTCCTCCTGCCGGACCAGCCCGAGGACGTTGGCGTAGAACGCCTCGCTCGCCGGCACGTCCGGCACCCGGAACCCGATGTGGGAGACCGCGGTGTCCCGCAAGATCCCGGCGTTGTCGTTCTCGATGATGGCAACGCGATTTTCTGCACTCATGTGTGAAACCTTCGTGTCGTGCTGGTGCGCTCAGACAGCGGCGCGGTAGACGTGCTTGACTTCCTGGAATTCGGCGAGGCCGCCCGGGCCGTTGAGACGGCCGACTCCGCTGTGCTTGTAGCCGCCTTCTTCGAACTGGTCGAATATCTGCGCCCAGGCGTTCGTCCAGACCGTGCCGGCCTCGATCGCCCGCGACATCCGAAGCGACCGCCCGCCGTCGGCGGTCCACAACGATGCGGACAGCCCGTAGTCCGTGGCGTTCGCCCTCCGCACCGCCTCGTCCTCGTCACGGAACGTCTCGAAGGTCGCGACGGGGCCGAACAGCTCCTGCTGGATCAGGGGTGACTGCAGGTCGGTCACGCCCACCAGGGAAGGACGGTAGAACGCGCCCGGACCGTCCACCGGACCGCCGCGGAGGATGACCTCCGCCTCGTTGCCGGTGACGAGGCGGTCGACGCGGTCGACCGAGGCGTGGTCGATCAGGGGGCCCATCTCGCTGGCCGGGTCGATGCCCGGGCCGAGCTTCACCGACGCGAGCGCGGCGGCGAGGCGGTCGCGCAGTTCGCCGGCGATCGCTTCGTGGGCCAGCACCCTGCTGCCGGTCATGCAGAACTGACCGGCGAAGGTGGTCACCGCCGCACGCAGTGTGGGGACCACGGCGTCGAGGTCGGCGTCGTCGAACACGATCATCGGCGTCTTCCCGCCGAGTTCCAGGGACACTCGTTTGAGCTGGGGTGCCGCGGCGGCCATGATCCGGGCACCGACGGCCGAGCTTCCCGTGTAGCTGATCACCCCGACGGCCCGGTTCGCGACGATTTCCTTGGCGCCCTCGTCGCCGGACTCGGTGAAGAAGTTCACCACGCCCGCAGGCAACGACTCCACCTGTGCGAACACCTCCGCGACGAGTGCGTTGGTGAGGGCCGTCTGGGCCGGCATCTTCACCGCGACGGTGCATCCGGCCGCCAGCGCCGGCGCGAGCGACCGGATGGTCAGCACTCCCGGGGAGTTCCACGGGACGATCACGCCGGCCACTCCCACCGGTTCCCGCAGCAGCATCGACATCCCGCCCGCGGTCTCGGCGGCCGTGCCCAGATCCGTCAGCGCGAGCCCGGCGAAGTAGCGCAGCTTCGGCGCCGCGATGCTCAGTTCGAACTGCGCCTCTCGCAGTGGCTTGCCGTTCTCCAGCGTGATCGCGGTCGCGATCCGGTCGAGGTTGCGCTCCAGCACCAGCGACAGCTCCCACAGTGCCCGCGCCCTGGCTTCGCGGTCCGACCGCCACCAGCTCGTCCTGAACGCCCTGTCCGCCGCATCGATCGCGGCGTTGGCGGCCTCGGATCCACCGTCGTGAAAGGTGCCCAGGACTTCGTCCGTGGCCGGGTTCCGCGATTCACGTACCGGGCCGGTCGCGGCCCACTCGCCGTCGATGAAGTGCCGGGCTGGTCCGGACGTGAACGGGTTGGATGACATGTGCACTCCTGGCTGGTGGTTGGAACGGTCTAGAAGACCAGGACGGGTTTGACTGTCCGGCCGTGCTCGGAGTCGGCGAAGGCGGTCGCGATGTCGCTGAGCTCGTAGTGGCGGATGATCTTGTCGAACGGGAAACGCCCCTGCTGCCAGAGGCCGATCAGCTGGGGAATGAACACCTGCGGCACCGAGCTGCCCTGGATGATCGTGCGGAACGACCACCCCTTGTTCAGGGATTCGCCGATCTCGAAGGAGACCTCCGTGCCCGGCAGCGATGCGCCGACGAGGGCGACCGCTCCGCGTGTGCCCAGCGCGTCGGCGGCGGTCCGGAGCACCTGGGGCCGTCCCGTCGTGTCCAGTGCGAAATTCAGCCCGGCGCCACCGGTGATCGCGTCGAGCCGCGCGGTGACGTCCTCGCTCTTGCTGTTGATCACGTCCGTGGCGCCGAGCTCGCGCACGAGGGTGAGGCGCGAGTCGTTGATGTCCACGGCGACGATGCGTGAGCACCCGGCGATGACCGCGGCCATGATCGCGCCCGCGCCGACCGCCCCGGCGCCGAACACGGCGAAGGTCGATCCCAGCGCCGGCCGCAACTCGTTGAGAACGGCGCCGGCACCGGTCTGGATCCCGCAGCCCAGGGGCGCGACGAGGGTCAGATCGACGTCCGGGTCGACCTTCACCAGGCTGCGCTCGGCGACGTTGGCGTAACTCGCGAACGACGACTGGCCGAAGAAGTGGGAGGAGACGGTCTGCCCGTGGTCGTCGGTGAAGGACGTGCTGCCGTCCGGGCGCCGGCCGCCGAAGTTGCGGGCGAAGAGGTCTGCGCAGTAGGCCGGGCTCCCGCTCAGGCACGGTGTGCAGTGCCCGCACGAGTTCGCCGACAAGAGCACGTGATCACCGACGCCGACCCGCGTCACCGCGGAACCGACGAACTCGACGACCCCGGCACCTTCGTGACCGAGGACCGCCGGCAGCGGCGTCGGGTACACCTGGTCGCGGATGATCGCATCGGTGTGACACACGCCCGAGGCCACCATGCGCACGCGGACCTCGTCCTCGCGGGGCGCGTCCAGCTCGACACGAGTGACAGTGGGCGTTGCGCCCCGGGAAGCGATGACGGCGGCTTCGACGTGCATCGATGGTGCTCCTTGTGGGTCGGAACTCGCGGAGGTGCCGACTGCGGCGACTCTCCCTGGGGCATCATCGAAACAGGCACCCTACGAAAAAGCAACATTATTTCGAAAATCCTGTGGATTTGAGGACGATGCTATGGTTGACTTCATCGAAGGAGGCAGACAATGACTGAGGGCGCGGGGTCCGCCCCGATTGCCACAACTCGGAGTGCGGTCGTCTTCGAGGCGATCCGTGCGGAGATTCTCGGGGGGCTCCTCAAGCCGGGGGCGCGCTTGCCCTTCGCGGCGCTGGTGGAGAAGTACGACTGCTCGATGGGCACACTGCGCGAGGCCCTGCAGCGGCTGGTGGAGACCGGGCTCGTCGAGTCGTTCGCGCAACAAGGGTTCCGCGTGGTTCGCCTGTCCGACGAAGACCTGGCCGATCTGACCGAGGCGCGCATCGACATCGAGGTGGCGGCCTTGCGTCACGCCGTTCGCGAGGGCGACATCGCGTGGGAAGGCGCTGCTGTCGCGTCCCTGCACGTGCTCGAGCGCACGCCCCGGCACGACGAGACGTCGCCGGATCACCTCACCGAGGAGTGGGCGGTGGCGCATGCCGCCTTCCATCACGCCCTCCTCAGCGGCTGTCGCAATCGTCGCCTGCTCAACGTCGCGGCCCGGTTCCGCGATGCAGCCGAGCTGTACCGGCGATGGTCTCTGCCGCCCGCCCGCGATACCGCTCGGGATCCGGACGAGGAGCATCGGGCGATCTTGAAAGCGGCGGTCGACCGGGACGAAGAGCTCGCCTGCCGGCTGCTGCGAGAGCACATCGAGAAGGCCGCGTCCCATCTGGAATGATCCGGCGGGCGGCGTTCGCCGGCCTCATGGCCGGCGAGGTTCCCGCCGGGTCACCGGCGCGTCGGGGGTACTCGAGATCGTGACGGCCCCCGCTCTGCCGGTGACGGACAGGTTCGTGAAATCCGGCAGCCTCGGCAGCGCGTTGGCGCGCGGGGAATCGTGGTTGCCCACAACCACCGTGAACGCCCCTGCGCCCATCGCCGCGGCCAGCCCGGCTTCGGCGTCCTCGAACGCCAGGCACGCCCCTGCGGGGATCCGCAGTCGCCGCGCGGCCAGGAGGTAGCCCTCCGGCGCCGGCTTGCCGGTGCGCACATCGCCACCGCTGATGAGGACGTCGGGAACCGGCACGCCGGCCGCCGCCAGGCGCGCCTCGGCGAGCCGGCGCGGAGCGGACGTCACGATGGCCACCGGCACATGGGCGGCGACCCGGGTCAGGAACTCCGGGGCCCCGGGAACCGCCCTGATCTCCTCGAGCCGGTTGAGTTCTTCCTCGAGGAGTGCGGCGGTGGCCGCGTCGACGCTCGTCTCCGGCAGGAACCGCGCGACGATGTCGCGGCTTTGCCGCCCGTGTGCGTAGCTCAGGATCCGGGCGGGCTCGATGCCGTGCCGCGCACCGAACTCCGTCCACAGTGTTTCGACCACCTCGGTCGAGTCCACGAGCGTGCCGTCCATGTCGAAGAGGGCGGCACGCCCTGACATCGTGGGAATACACCCGTCCCGCACCATGCCCCCTTCGACATCGCCGGCTTCCATCCCGGTCCGGTCCGCAGACCTGGCTCAGACCTTGACCTCAGCGCCGCCCTCGGCGGAGGAGCGGTACACGGTCTCGATGACGTGCGCCGCGTTGTAGGCGTCCCTCGGCGTCACGACAACCTGCGCTTCGCCCCGGACCGCCCGCAGGAAGGCGTCGCCCTCGATGTCGAAGAACTCGGTGTTCGCGATCTCCGCGAGCTCCGGTGAGTACTCCGTCGTGTGCGCGGCCCAGGGCTCCGGGAACGCGCTTTCCGACCATCGCGTCCATCCCTTCGGATAGCCGGCGAAACCGTTGGCGAGGAACAGGTCGAAGCCGACCGGGAGCGGGCGCGTGTACAGGCTGCCGCCCGTTCCGTGTGCCTCGATGACCCAGCTCTCCACCCAGGGCATGGAGTCCCAGGAGAAGAAGTCGATCGAGACGGAGCGGTCCGGGTAGTTGAGGATGGCGACCGCGGCGTCCTCGCGGTAAGCGGAACGCTGGTCGCCAGGAAGCTTCGACACCCGCCCGTTCACCGATACCGGAACCCCGAACTGGGACAGGACGAGGTCGACGATGTGCGAACCGATGACCCAGAACGCGCCTCCCATGTCGTCCGGCAGGTTGATGTGCGATGTCGCGGCCTCGTCCAGGGAACAGGCCCCGTGCGCACGCACCTGGAGCACGTCCCCGAGGGCTCCCGCTCGCAGGATCTCGCTGGCCGCGGTGATCGCCGGTGAGAAGCGGTAGGTGAACCCGACCTGGCAGACCGATCCGGTCTCTTCCGCCACCTCGGTGAGTTCCTTCAGGTCGGACACCGACGCCCCGCCCGGCTTCTCGACCAGGACCGCCTTGCCCGCGCGCATGGCGCGTACCGCCAGCGGTGTCATGTCCTTGCTCTTCGAGTGGATCAGCACCGCGTGGACGCCGGGATCCGCCAGCAGCTCGTCGGCGGACCTGCGCGGGATGTTCAGCAGCCGCGTGAACGGTTCGATGACATCCGCGTCGTCGGCCGCGCCCACCACCCGCACGCCCGGCGTCCCGATCATCTTCCGGACCCGTCCGGAAGCGTGCGGATGAGTGACCCCGAGGCAGGCGATGCCAAGCGTGTCCGTCACAGGAACCTCCTGGCCGTCCGGTAGGACTCGTGCGCCTGGTCCTTGAGCGCGCGGGCACGATGCTCGTCGGAGATGATCTCCACGCCCCAGGGACCGGAGAACCCGGTGGCACGGATCGCGGCGACGAAGCCCGCCACGTCCATCCCCCCTTCACCGGTCAGGTTCCGGTCGTGCAGCGTCTCGTGGAGCAGATCGTCGCCCAGCGGCTCCGCGGGTCCGTCATCGAGTTCGACGCCGACCACGTAATGGCCGGGCAGCGCCGCGATCTCCTCGAACGTGCTGGCCGACCGGCTGATGTGCCAGAGATCGATCATCAACCCCGCATTGGCGCGGTTGGCCCGGTCGACGATGGCCACGCCCTTGCCGATCGTGTTCACGTTGCCGTGCGGCATGATCTCGAACGCGACAGCGCACCCCGCCTCGGCGAAGTCGTCGCACACCGAGCCGAGCGCATCACCGACGACGGCCACGTCGAGTGCCTCACCGTCGATGCTGCCGCCGACCTTCACGTGCCGGGGGTGGAAGAAGTGCGCCGCCCGCAGGAGGTACGCGCGGTCCTCATCGGACTTCTGCCGCGCCGCGCCCGTGCGGAACCAGTCGTTGAGCATCTCGATCTCGATGTGCTCGATGCCCGAGGCACGCAAGTGGTCGCGGACCTGGGACCACCCGA
Proteins encoded in this window:
- a CDS encoding alpha/beta hydrolase; protein product: MLDHQGRPATHGRIAVNGTRLHYVVAGSGEPLLLLHGVPKSLHYWHLVLPLLTPHYTVIAPDIRGFGDSARPDSGYDMRTVSDDLAELVTGLRYSSVKVHGEDWGAAFGYALAAYHPELVEKLSYADMLLPGYGLTEGAYYTPENVKSGHWVWHLNLFALRDYPEMLIPGHDREFWTAFMRDECVNPDAITDEDIDIFLRGCTAPGGLRAILNVYRAAFENSEQTRKNPKLKQKTLGIGASYWLGDEVKRIVSSIAEDWSYVCMDCGHSLALEKPHELTEILLDFFQGD
- a CDS encoding sugar-binding protein, producing the protein MSLSAAITGRSTRTAPASTQQGIDDMRRKLLAAAAATAVAAIALTGCSQRNAESGATALKVGDTIGVALPTKTSENVANYERYWQDALTKAGFKADIQYASNSNPVPDQQNQIQSMVTKGYKVIAISAQDGGQLGNQLAQAKKAGVTIIAWDRNIVSTENVDYYVSFNNFKVGQLQAQSLLEGLKKKNPNGPWNVELFAGAATTNLSTIFFNGAMSVLDPLIKSGQVVVPSGQTGFQQVATEGWLGQNAQNRMTNLITSTYAGGRQLDGVLSPNDTLARSIITALRQAGLSGQVVTGMDGDKASVPLIMDGTQYCTVYKDSGVEAQAAVDLISQLAQGKQPTVVADDKDNAWNGVKVVPAVLVPPVLVTKDNAAEAFQGNPELAALAKTNK
- the mmsB gene encoding multiple monosaccharide ABC transporter permease, which codes for MSTKPSPVRALTGGRGISQYSMTIALVVIILVFELWTGGVTLDPTNVINVVQQYSYILILAVGMVMVIINGHIDLSVGSVSAFVGIVVAQSMSVWHLPAGLAMLLGLGIGALVGAWQGFWVAYVRVPAFIVTLAGMLIFRGANQVVGNSTATTTPESFNWIGAGFLPDFGPDTGYNNPTLILGAVVVAAIAWLEIRARRRRHKMGEVPRPRWVSVVKVLVLGGITVYATLLLGGGRIGTSLPVAGIISGVLVIVYSFVTSKTVFGRQIYAVGGNSQAAALSGVDTRRVSFFVMMNMSVLAAVAGMVFVGNSNASGPSDGTNWELDAIAAVFVGGAAIFGGVGTVPASIVGAFVMAFLANGLSLKGIDQNIVSIIRGMVLLAAVAFDVYNKTQGKPSLTGLVLNGVRRKRARAAPEVISGDLPSEAGDRREKASLG
- the mmsA gene encoding multiple monosaccharide ABC transporter ATP-binding protein; the encoded protein is MTQLSYILEMRSITKKFPGVTALSGVNLEVRSGEIHAICGENGAGKSTLMKVLSGVYPYGSYDGDIIYRSEVMRFANVRQSEAAGIGIIHQELALIPELSITENILLGNETARFGVIDWVSAQRRVRELLGWVGLDDHPDTLVKSLGVGKQQLVEIAKALHKSVKLLILDEPTAALNETESQHLLGLIVGLKERGVTSIMISHKLNEIEQVADSITVLRDGRSIETLDLQGGSVDEDRIIRGMVGRSLENRFPPRTPDIGDTLFEVRNWTVQHALDPGRLVCKDVNLSVRRGEIVGLAGLMGAGRTELAMSVFGRSYGTYVSGEIFKNGRPIKVGNVREAIRHRIGYVSEDRKGLGLNLLDSVRRATVSARLDKVSSRAGVVDELQEHEIAERYRAALGTKAATVDVGVGKLSGGNQQKVVLSKWMFTDPEVLILDEPTRGIDVGAKYEIYKIINDLAAAGTGIILISSELPEVLGLSDRIYTIFEGRITNEFTAAEATSEALMVSMTSTRKAGAAA
- a CDS encoding fumarylacetoacetate hydrolase family protein, encoding MKYVSYQIEGSARVGVVEGDTIVPLGDATLTVNAGTDALQAAPRHETRRVPLAQVSLLPASPAPKKIFCVGLNYLDHVEETKRELPRYPVLFPKFASNLIAAGAPIQLPPESRQVDWEGELAVIIGRPGRRIARGDALDHVLGYSIANDITVRDYQYKTHQWLQGKAWDGSTPLGPWIVTPDQMDLTTAGIRTILNGEVVQESTLSKLIFDVPRLVSELSEFTALEPGDVILTGTPGGVGYRRNPQVFLKHGDEIRVEIDGIGRITSTVADEVAAGGRPASVG
- a CDS encoding VOC family protein, which codes for MSAENRVAIIENDNAGILRDTAVSHIGFRVPDVPASEAFYANVLGLVRQEELPDGGVRLGWGTGHHVIDLLPGESRLDHFGFEVRDPGGVAGIRHRLTTAGYEVTDLDPGFVDFAAGPVEAISAVSPDGVPVHFHSAVWRQGETAADTGRRPVKFQHTTIGTDDVQRQVDFFANAVGFRVTDQLSDGRFCWLRSNKDHHTLAIVHVGRSGVLDHYSYDLAEWEDFKSWCDRLTELGVTVQWGPGRHGPGNNLFVFFDDPAGNHIELSAEMEKFYDDQVEYVARKWHPVPESVNLWGGQLPHWRKTSEGHRGAAEAGR
- a CDS encoding aldehyde dehydrogenase family protein, which gives rise to MSSNPFTSGPARHFIDGEWAATGPVRESRNPATDEVLGTFHDGGSEAANAAIDAADRAFRTSWWRSDREARARALWELSLVLERNLDRIATAITLENGKPLREAQFELSIAAPKLRYFAGLALTDLGTAAETAGGMSMLLREPVGVAGVIVPWNSPGVLTIRSLAPALAAGCTVAVKMPAQTALTNALVAEVFAQVESLPAGVVNFFTESGDEGAKEIVANRAVGVISYTGSSAVGARIMAAAAPQLKRVSLELGGKTPMIVFDDADLDAVVPTLRAAVTTFAGQFCMTGSRVLAHEAIAGELRDRLAAALASVKLGPGIDPASEMGPLIDHASVDRVDRLVTGNEAEVILRGGPVDGPGAFYRPSLVGVTDLQSPLIQQELFGPVATFETFRDEDEAVRRANATDYGLSASLWTADGGRSLRMSRAIEAGTVWTNAWAQIFDQFEEGGYKHSGVGRLNGPGGLAEFQEVKHVYRAAV